TGCCGGAGGTCTCGTCGCGGACGTCGGCGATGCCGGCGATGCGGCCGGTGTTCGCCAGCTCGGCGATCTTGGTGGCGAGGTTGTCGGGGTTGACCTGGTAGGGCAGCTCCGTGACCACCAGGCACTGGCGGTTCTGGATCTCCTCGACCGCGACGACGGCGCGCATCGGGACGCTCCCGCGGCCCGTGCGGTACATGTCCTCGATGCCCGAGCGGCCGAGGATCGTGGCGGCGGTGGGGAAGTCGGGCCCCTGGATGCGCGCCAGCAGCGCGTCCAGGAGCTCCTCCTCGCTCGCGTCGGGGTGCTCGAGTGCCCACTTGACGCCGTCGGCCACCTCGCGCAGGTTGTGCGGCGGGATGTTGGTGGCCATGCCCACCGCGATGCCTGCAGAGCCGTTGACCAGCAGGTTCGGGAAGCGCGACGGCAGGACGTCGGGCTCGGTGGTGTGCCCGTCGTAGTTGGGCGAGAAGTCGACGGTCTCCTCGTCGATGTCCCGCACCATCTCCAGCGCCAGCGGCGCCATGCGGCACTCGGTGTACCGGGGGGCGGCGGCGGAGTCGTTGCCGGGGGAGCCGAAGTTGCCCTGGCCGGCCACCAGCGGGTACCGCAGCGACCAGTCCTGGGCGAGGCGGACGAGGGCGTCGTAGATCGCCGTGTCGCCGTGGGGGTGGTAGTGCCCCATGACGTCTCCGACCACGCGGGCGCACTTGGAGTACGGCCGGTCAGGGCGGTACCCGCCGTCGTACATCGCGTACAGCACGCGCCGGTGAACCGGCTTGAGCCCGTCGCGCACGTCGGGCAGCGCCCGGCTCACGATGACGCTCATCGCGTAGTCGAGGTACGACCGCTGCATCTCCAGCTGCAGGTCGACCTGCTCGATCCGGTCCCCGCCCGACGACTCCGAGGGGGCGACCGTTCCGTTCGGGGGCTCAGACATCGAGGAACCTCACGTCGTGGGCGTTGCGCTGGATGAACGAGCGCCGGGAGTCGACGTCCTCGCCCATGAGCACGGCGAAGATCGCGTCGGCCGCGGCGGCGTCGTCGAGGGAGACCCGGCGCAGGGTGCGGTGCGCGCGGTCCATGGTGGTGCTGGCGAGCTCGTCCCAGTTCATCTCGCCCAGCCCCTTGTAGCGCTGGACGGCGCTCTCCTTGGGCAGCCGGCCGCCGTTCGCCTGGCCTTCCGCGAGGAACGCGTCGCGCTCGCGGTCGGAGAAGACGAAGTCGTGCTCGCGGTTGGACCACTTGATCCGGTACAGCGGGGGCTGGGCCAGGTAGACGTGGCCCATCTCGACCAGCGGGCGCATGTAGCGGAACAGCAGCGTGAGCAGCAGCGTGGTGATGTGCTGGCCGTCGACGTCGGCGTCCGCCATGAGGATGATCTTGTGGTAGCGCAGCTTGGAGATGTCGAACTCCTCGCCGATGCCGGTGCCGAACGCCGTGATGAGCGCCTGCACCTCCTGGTTGCCCAGGGCCTTGTCGAGACGGGCCTTCTCGACGTTGAGGATCTTGCCGCGGATCGGCAGGATCGCCTGCGTCTCGGGGTCGCGGCCCTTGACGGCGGAGCCACCGGCGGAGTCGCCCTCGACGATGAAGACCTCGCAGCGCGAGGGGTCGTTGGAGGAGCAGTCGCGCAGCTTGCCGGGAAGGCCGATGCCGTCCATGAGGCCCTTGCGGCGGGTGGCCTCGCGGGCCTTGCGCGCCGCCATGCGGGCCACCGAGGCGCTGATGGCCTTGCGGACCACGGCCTTGGCCTCGAACGGGTTGCGCTCGAGCCAGTCGGAGAGGTTGTCCGTCATGCGGTTCTGGACGAAGCCCTTGACCTCGGTGTTGCCGAGCTTGGTCTTGGTCTGGCCCTCGAACTGCGGCTCGCCGAGCTTGACGGAGACGACGGCGGTGAGGCCCTCGCGCACGTCGTCCCCGGTGAGGTTCTCGTCCTTCTCCTTGAGGAGGTTGTTGGCGCGCGCGTAGCGGTTGACCAGGGCGGTCAGGGCTGCGCGGAAGCCCTCCTCGTGGGTGCCCCCCTCGTGGGTGTTGATGACGTTGGCGTAGGTGTGGACGGACTCGGAGTACCCGGTCGTCCACTGCATCGCGATCTCGACCGACATGCCGCGGTCGGTGTCCTCGGCCTCGAAGGCGATCACCGAGTCGTGCACGGCCTCGGAGCGCTTCTGGTTGTTGAGGTGCTTGACGTAGTCGACCAGACCGCCGTCGTAGCGGTAGGTGACCGAGCGGGCCTTCACCGACTCGTCGTAGTCCTCGCCCTCCTCGGTGCTGGTGGGCCGCTCGTCGGTGAGCCTGAGCTCGAGGCCCCGGTTGAGGAAGGCGTACTGCTGGAGGCGCGCGCGCAGCGTCTCGTAGTCGAAGACGACGGTCTCGAACGTCTCCTCGCTGGGCCAGAAGGTCACCGTGGTCCCGGTGGTCTCGGCCTCCTCGCCCTTCTCCAGCGGCGCCTCGGGGACGCCGTGGCGGTAGGCCTGGCGCCACACGTGGCCCTGGCGGCGCACCTCCACCTCCACGCGGCGGGAGAGCGCGTTCACCACGGAGATGCCCACGCCGTGCAGGCCGCCGGAGACGGCGTAGCCGCCACCGCCGAACTTGCCACCCGCGTGCAGGACGGTGAGGACCACCTCGACGGCGGGCTTGCCCTCTGACGGGATGACGTCGACGGGGATGCCGCGTCCGTCGTCGACCACGCGGACGCCGCCGTCAGCCAGCAGCGTCACGTCGATGGCGGTGGCGTGCCCCGCGAGGGCCTCGTCCACGGAGTTGTCGACGACCTCCCACACCAGGTGGTGCAGGCCGCGCTCGCCGGTGGAGCCGATGTACATGCCGGGCCGCTTGCGGACGGCCTCGAGGCCCTCGAGGACCTGGATGTTGCTGGCGTCGTACGTGGGGGACGACGGTGCCGGGCCGCTCGCGCGGTGGTGCTCCTCCGGCTGCTCGGCCAGGGGCTGCGTGAGAGCCTCGGGCACGGGAACGGCGTCGTCTGTGGGGTCGGCCACGGTCCTCCTCGCGCAGTCACGCGCTCAGGAGCGCGCACGGGCCTCCATCTTACGTCGACACGCCGACACCCCGTCGCCGGACGGGCTCCTCACGGCCCAGAGCACCCCTTCTGGGGGCCGTGGACGCCCCGCAGCGCCACGAACAGACCCGCACTGGTGCCCCGGGTCCGCCCCGGCGCTCCCGGGGCGGCTCTGCGCCCGCTGCGCCCCCCACCGGGGCGGGTGCCGCACCAGGCGGCCGCGGTCAGCCGTACGTGTCGCGCGGACCACGGCCGCCGGCGGAGCGGCTGCCCGCGCGCCAGGACGGGCCGGCGGGCCCGCGGACCACCAGGCGGGTGACCACGCCCTCGCCGAGGTCCTCGTCGAGCCGTCGCAGCACGGTCGCCGTGAGCAGGCGCACCTGCGTGGCCCAGGCGGTCGAGTCCGCGCGCACCACCAGCTCGCCCTCGGAGAAGGTCTCCGGCTGGCAGTGGGCGGCGATCTCGGCGCCGACCACGTCCGCCCAGCGGCCCATGACGCCCCCGACGGCGACCGGCGTCCGCCAGCCGCGCTCGTTGACCAGCCGGCCGATGCTCGCCGAGACGGTCTGGGGGTCCCTCGCGTCGGGCCGGGCGCCGCTGCGCCCGCCGTCCTGACCGCTGCGGCGGGCACCACCGGCGGTGGCCGGGCCGCCGGTGCCTCCACCCCGGCCGGGAGGGGGCAGCGACCCCGGCCTCCCCGGCCGGGCGCCGCGGGCGCGGGCGGCGGCCCGCGCGCGGTGGAGGGCGGTGGCGGCGGCGTCGGGCAGCAGCTCGGGGCCCGGCAGCGCGTCGGGGTCCACCGGCCCGCTGGGGCCGGAGGGCGCGCCCTGGCCGGACGCGGGGTCGCGGCGCGGGGGGTCAGCCACCGCCGGGCTCCACCGTCCCCGCGCGCACCTGGAGGCGGCGGCCGGACAGCTCCGGCGGCACGTCCTCGGCCACCGCGGCCGTGATGAGCACCTGCTCGGCCGGCGCCACCAGCGCGGCCAGCCGCTGGCGGCGGCCGGCGTCCAGCTCCGCGAAGACGTCGTCCAGCACCAGCACCGGCTCGCTGGCCGGGTCCTTCGGACCCTCCCCGCACAGCAGCTCGTACAGGCCCAGGCGCAGCGCGAGCGCGTACGACCACGACTCCCCGTGGCTCGCGTACCCGCGCGCGGGCAGACCCGTCAGCTCCAGCACGAGGTCGTCGCGCTGGGGACCGACCAGCGAGGTGCCGCGCTCCAGCTCCTCGGAGCGCACCTCCGCCATCTGCTCCAGCAGCGCCTGGGCGAGCTCGGCGCGCGGTGGCAGCTCGGCGCCGCCGGCGAGGTCGAGGTCGGCGAGGAGCGGCAGGCTGCTGCGGTAGGCCAGGCGCACCGGACCGTCGGCGTCACCGGCGGCGGCGCCGGCGCCGGCGCCGCTCACGGC
This portion of the Quadrisphaera setariae genome encodes:
- the gyrB gene encoding DNA topoisomerase (ATP-hydrolyzing) subunit B produces the protein MADPTDDAVPVPEALTQPLAEQPEEHHRASGPAPSSPTYDASNIQVLEGLEAVRKRPGMYIGSTGERGLHHLVWEVVDNSVDEALAGHATAIDVTLLADGGVRVVDDGRGIPVDVIPSEGKPAVEVVLTVLHAGGKFGGGGYAVSGGLHGVGISVVNALSRRVEVEVRRQGHVWRQAYRHGVPEAPLEKGEEAETTGTTVTFWPSEETFETVVFDYETLRARLQQYAFLNRGLELRLTDERPTSTEEGEDYDESVKARSVTYRYDGGLVDYVKHLNNQKRSEAVHDSVIAFEAEDTDRGMSVEIAMQWTTGYSESVHTYANVINTHEGGTHEEGFRAALTALVNRYARANNLLKEKDENLTGDDVREGLTAVVSVKLGEPQFEGQTKTKLGNTEVKGFVQNRMTDNLSDWLERNPFEAKAVVRKAISASVARMAARKAREATRRKGLMDGIGLPGKLRDCSSNDPSRCEVFIVEGDSAGGSAVKGRDPETQAILPIRGKILNVEKARLDKALGNQEVQALITAFGTGIGEEFDISKLRYHKIILMADADVDGQHITTLLLTLLFRYMRPLVEMGHVYLAQPPLYRIKWSNREHDFVFSDRERDAFLAEGQANGGRLPKESAVQRYKGLGEMNWDELASTTMDRAHRTLRRVSLDDAAAADAIFAVLMGEDVDSRRSFIQRNAHDVRFLDV
- a CDS encoding DUF721 domain-containing protein; the encoded protein is MDPDALPGPELLPDAAATALHRARAAARARGARPGRPGSLPPPGRGGGTGGPATAGGARRSGQDGGRSGARPDARDPQTVSASIGRLVNERGWRTPVAVGGVMGRWADVVGAEIAAHCQPETFSEGELVVRADSTAWATQVRLLTATVLRRLDEDLGEGVVTRLVVRGPAGPSWRAGSRSAGGRGPRDTYG